One genomic window of Prinia subflava isolate CZ2003 ecotype Zambia chromosome W unlocalized genomic scaffold, Cam_Psub_1.2 scaffold_37_NEW, whole genome shotgun sequence includes the following:
- the LOC134565181 gene encoding LOW QUALITY PROTEIN: leucine-rich repeat, immunoglobulin-like domain and transmembrane domain-containing protein 3 (The sequence of the model RefSeq protein was modified relative to this genomic sequence to represent the inferred CDS: inserted 2 bases in 1 codon; substituted 1 base at 1 genomic stop codon) gives MLVSSREHSPRPEPFSSSRAMSFSSVLCNDPDMYEIPMNVPVDTVKLRIEKTVIRRIPTEAFYYLVDLKYLWVTYTCVANIVISSFSNLKQVHELRLDGNLLSTFPWESLAEMPNLRTLDLNNNKMTSIPADAGRYLRNLTYLDLSSNKLTTLPSDLMDIRPPFSGAIVSKNTDILVTQRVILGFQDNPWFCGCRISKLIEFSKIADTSIVLLDPLVSCSGPESLAGILFQRAELEQCLKPSVVTSATKITSPLGSNVLLLCDATGYPTPQLTWNRSDNIPVNYTVIQETPGEGVRWSIISLTGISYKDAGEYRCKAKNLAGMSEAAVTVTVVGVVTTTVSPQKYGRKPEAERQNTTQEESKQEPERTTTPLPTTLTTTALGSTERSTSMTFTDKKQSRLMLDGKKVSKAVTNGNKKQIGDLSKKGEDTSLNMAGMSEQNVTLKNLRVISETDXRVTLTRKTVNATGNSSVTMLYSKYGEKDMLPLSTDSNKNSVTIDGLQPSTQYMACVSPKGVLPTKEQCVVFSTDGLNYESSSEFSILIVASSAACVVVLPLIFFLLYKVLKLHLKPKSVKEAELAKETYVQFETLSLKPRTLSAGDQLWAXRYTDESERLLLCSRSSMDSQMTFKSEGSRSEYLC, from the exons GTCTGTACTCTGTAACGACCCTGACATGTATGAGATCCCCATGAATGTTCCTGTGGATACTGTAAAACTTCGTATAGAGAAAACTGTCATACGAAGGATTCCAACTGAAGCCTTTTACTACCTGGTAGATCTCAAATACCTGTGGGTCACTTACACCTGTGTAGCCAACATTGTtatcagcagcttctctaacTTGAAACAAGTGCATGAGCTGAGGCTGGATGGTAATCTGCTTTCAACTTTCCCTTGGGAATCCCTGGCAGAGATGCCCAACTTACGGACTCTTGAtcttaacaacaacaaaatgaCCAGCATTCCTGCTGATGCTGGCCGCTACCTGAGAAACCTCACCTACCTGGACCTATCCAGCAACAAGCTGACCACCTTGCCATCAGACCTCATGGACATTCGGCCCCCCTTCTCAGGAGCTATTGTGTCCAAGAACACAGACATTCTGGTGACACAGAGAGTAATCTTGG GTTTTCAGGACAACCCATGGTTTTGTGGCTGTCGCATTTCAAAGCTAATTGAATTTTCCAAAATTGCGGACACCTCCATTGTACTTCTTGATCCATTGGTTTCATGTAGTGGACCTGAGAGCTTGGCAGGAATCTTGTTCCAGAGAGCTGAGTTAGAGCAGTGTCTTAAACCATCTGTGGTGACTTCAGCAACAAAAATCACCTCCCCGCTGGGCAGCAATGTCCTGTTACTCTGTGACGCCACAGGGTACCCAACACCACAGCTCACTTGGAATAGGTCAGACAATATTCCAGTGAACTATACAG TAATTCAAGAAACTCCTGGAGAAGGTGTCAGATGGTCAATAATAAGCTTGACAGGAATTTCATACAAGGATGCAGGAGAATATAGATGTAAAGCCAAGAACTTGGCAGGAATGTCAGAAGCTGCTGTGACTGTCACAGTGGTTGGTGTAGTTACTACAACTGTATCACCACAGAAGTATGGAAGGAAGCCAGAGGCTGAGAGGCAGAATACAACTCAGGAGGAATCCAAGCAGGAACCTGAGAGGACAACCACACCTCTTCCCACCACACTGACCACCACAGCTCTGGGTAGCACTGAAAGATCGACCAGCATGACATTTACTGACAAAAAGCAATCCAGGCTCATGTTAGATGGAAAGAAAGTTTCAAAGGCAGTgacaaatggaaacaaaaagcagattGGAGATTTAAGCAAGAAAGGTGAGGATACTTCATTGAATATGGCAGGTATGTCGGAGCAAAATGTTACTCTGAAGAACCTAAGAGTGATCAGTGAAACTGA GAGAGTGACCTTAACTCGGAAAACTGTCAATGCCACAGGCAATTCCTCTGTGACTATGTTATACTCCAAGTATGGTGAGAAAGATATGTTGCCTCTCAGCACTGATTCTAACAAAAACAGTGTCACAATTGATGGTTTGCAACCTAGTACTCAATATATGGCATGTGTCTCACCCAAAGGTGTGCTACCTACAAAAGAGCAGTGTGTTGTTTTCTCCACTGATGGATTAAATTATGAAAGCAGCTCTGAGTTTTCTATTCTGATAGTGGCCAGCAGTGCAGCATGTGTGGTTGTTTTAcctttgatatttttcttactctacaaagttttaaaacttcatttgaAACCAAAATCTGTAAAGGAAGCTGAACTTGCAAAAGAGACTTATGTGCAATTTGAAACACTGTCGCTGAAGCCTCGAACACTGAGTGCAGGAGACCAGCTCTGGGCATGAAGGTACACAGATGAGTCAGAAAGACTTCTCCTTTGCTCTAGGTCAAGCATGGATTCTCAAATGACCTTCAAAAGTGAGGGCTCCAGGTCTGAGTATCTGTGCTGA